The following proteins come from a genomic window of Labeo rohita strain BAU-BD-2019 chromosome 25, IGBB_LRoh.1.0, whole genome shotgun sequence:
- the guca1g gene encoding guanylate cyclase activator 1g translates to MTCTVSFGQRLYFSMGQSQSDEDKEVELTDIQPLYTKFMKECPSGALHLHEFRKIFGVQSTSEDEALYMETLFKSFDTNRDDVIDFMEFVAAVHLVLRGKLEDRLKWSFKVYDRDDNGKLDRQEVKRVIKIICQLKKNSIDMTPSDICDRIFKVLDENNDGQISLSEFMEGAQRDAWIMDLLKLDTNARGWFRENLGKKNRSFQ, encoded by the exons ATGACCTGCACTGTGAGTTTTGGACAAAGACTGTATTTCAGTATGGGTCAATCTCAAAGCGATGAAGACAAGGAAGTGGAGCTAACAGACATCCAGCCTCTTTACACCAAATTCATGAAAGAGTGTCCAAGCGGAGCCTTGCATCTTCATGAATTCCGCAAGATCTTCGGAGTTCAGAGCACATCAGAAGATGAAGCTTTGTACATGGAAACCCTCTTCAAATCATTTGACACAAACAGG GATGATGTTATAGACTTCATGGAATTTGTAGCAGCCGTCCACCTGGTTTTAAGAGGAAAACTGGAGGACAGATTGAAATGGTCTTTTAAAGTCTATGACAGAGATGACAACGGAAAGTTGGACAGACAAGAAGTCAAACGTGTTATAAAG ATAATTTGCCAACTTAAGAAAAACAGCATCGACATGACACCAAGTGATATTTGCGACAGGATATTTAAAGTTTTGGATGAAAATAATGATG GTCAGATATCCCTGTCAGAGTTCATGGAAGGGGCACAGAGAGATGCCTGGATTATGGACCTCTTAAAACTGGACACTAATGCACGTGGCTGGTTCAGGGAaaacttggggaaaaaaaacaggagtTTTCAATAA